The following are encoded together in the Vicugna pacos chromosome 26, VicPac4, whole genome shotgun sequence genome:
- the CFAP97 gene encoding cilia- and flagella-associated protein 97 isoform X1, producing the protein MDRFGDISEGEVDHSFFDSDFEEAKKCESNSVFEKQSDNPKVRIDKGIENVNLEFGVQRRENDLTDKGTEGNEKIPPEEHPVENDGIQSRNCLTTSSRSEFCDATTEHEIHLPTPDRIPKIVNEGERDYYTDGEESSDDGKKHHVRSKPGKPSNHFKKSLSKKYSRSSSSSSSSSLSSSSSSSGTDCSDTESDLCISDSSPSLKKRLSGATQLSPKQKYKPGEKSTGAQLSNTKPKVGDYTEESEDTVTDVTPLSTPDISPVQSFELGASNNQKVKVKRQENVSQEVYENAEDFKGNSKSLKSAKKGKEKHEPGLTSKSSVFDSDLDHRYKQKVLHDTMDLNHLLKAFLQLDKKGPQKHHFDQPSVAPRKNYSFTREEVRQIDRENQRLLKELSRQAEKPGSTRTIPRRLVAHPPKLYHSALNRQREQQRIERENMALLKRLEAVKPTVGMKRSEQLMDYHRHMGYLNSSPASGRVRSTLGQYSPLRGASRTSSATSGLSCKSEPSAFDTSSGLSLRPKPPNATVMSFRHEELAWHSEERKKRIKDN; encoded by the exons ATGGATCGGTTTGGAGATATATCAGAAGGTGAAGTGGATCATTCTTTCTTTGACAGTGACTTTGAAGAAGCAAAGAAATGTGAAAGTAACTCAGTTTTTGAGAAGCAAAGTGATAACCCTAAAGTGAGAATAGATAAAGGTATAGAAAATGTAAACTTGGAATTTGGAGTACAAAGAAGGGAGAATGATCTTACTGACAAGGGAACTGAAGGAAATGAGAAGATTCCTCCAGAAGAACACCCTGTAGAAAATGATGGTATACAAAGTAGGAATTGTTTGACCACTTCTTCAAGGTCAGAATTCTGTGATGCTACAACAGAACATGAAATACACCTGCCCACTCCGGACAGAATTCCCAAAATCGTAAATGAAGGTGAACGTGATTACTATACTGATGGAGAGGAAAGCAGTGATGATGGGAAAAAGCATCATGTCAGGTCCAAGCCAGGTAAACCGTctaatcactttaaaaaaagcCTAAGTAAAAAATATTCCAGAAGtagttcctcttcctcctcttcctctttgtcCTCCTCATCCTCAAGTTCTGGTACAGACTGCTCAGATACCGAGTCTGATCTCTGTATATCTGATTCATCTCCATCATTAAAGAAACGTCTATCTGGTGCAACCCAGTTGTCTCCAAAACAGAAGTATAAGCCTGGAGAAAAATCAACAGGAGCACAGCTTTCAAATACTAAGCCAAAAGTCGGTGACTACACCGAGGAATCTGAAGACACTGTGACGGATGTTACTCCTTTATCAACTCCGGACATCAGCCCTGTTCAGTCTTTTGAACTGGGTGCATCAAACAATCAAAAGGTGAAAGTTAAAAGGCAAGAAAACGTGAGTCAAGAAGTGTATGAAAATGCTGAGGATTTTAAAGGTAATTCAAAATCTTTGAAATCGgccaaaaaagggaaggaaaaacatGAGCCCGGCCTCACCTCAAAGTCGTCAGTGTTTGATTCCGATTTAGACCACAGATATAAACAAAAAGTCTTGCACGACACAATGGACCTGAATCAtcttttaaaag CTTTTCTGCAATTAGATAAAAAAGGACCACAAAAACATCACTTTGATCAGCCGTCAGTAGCACCTAGGAAAAACTACTCTTTCACAAGAGAGGAGGTGAGACAGATTGATCGGGAAAATCAGAGGCTCTTGAAAGAACTGTCGAGACAGGCTGAAAAACCTGGAAGCACACGTACGATTCCAAGAAGATTGGTTGCTCATCCTCCCAAGTTATATCACAGTGCTCTTAACAGACAGAGGGAACAACAAAGGATTGAAAGAGAGAACATG GCTTTACTGAAAAGGCTGGAAGCTGTGAAACCAACGGTTGGTATGAAACGCTCAGAACAGCTGATGGACTATCACCGCCACATGGGTTATCTCAACTCATCCCCGGCCTCAGGGCGAGTGAGGTCCACTCTTGGCCAGTACAGCCCATTAA gAGGAGCTTCCAGGACATCCAGTGCTACCAGTGGTCTTAGTTGTAAGAGTGAGCCATCAGCTTTTGACACATCCAGTGGCCTGTCGCTAAGACCTAAGCCCCCTAAT GCCACCGTAATGTCTTTTAGGCATGAAGAACTAGCTTGGCacagtgaagaaagaaagaaaagaattaaagataACTGA
- the CFAP97 gene encoding cilia- and flagella-associated protein 97 isoform X3, with translation MDRFGDISEGEVDHSFFDSDFEEAKKCESNSVFEKQSDNPKVRIDKGIENVNLEFGVQRRENDLTDKGTEGNEKIPPEEHPVENDGIQSRNCLTTSSRSEFCDATTEHEIHLPTPDRIPKIVNEGERDYYTDGEESSDDGKKHHVRSKPGKPSNHFKKSLSKKYSRSSSSSSSSSLSSSSSSSGTDCSDTESDLCISDSSPSLKKRLSGATQLSPKQKYKPGEKSTGAQLSNTKPKVGDYTEESEDTVTDVTPLSTPDISPVQSFELGASNNQKVKVKRQENVSQEVYENAEDFKGNSKSLKSAKKGKEKHEPGLTSKSSVFDSDLDHRYKQKVLHDTMDLNHLLKAFLQLDKKGPQKHHFDQPSVAPRKNYSFTREEVRQIDRENQRLLKELSRQAEKPGSTRTIPRRLVAHPPKLYHSALNRQREQQRIERENMALLKRLEAVKPTVGMKRSEQLMDYHRHMGYLNSSPASGRVRSTLGQYSPLRGASRTSSATSGLSCKSEPSAFDTSSGLSLRPKPPNVKSY, from the exons ATGGATCGGTTTGGAGATATATCAGAAGGTGAAGTGGATCATTCTTTCTTTGACAGTGACTTTGAAGAAGCAAAGAAATGTGAAAGTAACTCAGTTTTTGAGAAGCAAAGTGATAACCCTAAAGTGAGAATAGATAAAGGTATAGAAAATGTAAACTTGGAATTTGGAGTACAAAGAAGGGAGAATGATCTTACTGACAAGGGAACTGAAGGAAATGAGAAGATTCCTCCAGAAGAACACCCTGTAGAAAATGATGGTATACAAAGTAGGAATTGTTTGACCACTTCTTCAAGGTCAGAATTCTGTGATGCTACAACAGAACATGAAATACACCTGCCCACTCCGGACAGAATTCCCAAAATCGTAAATGAAGGTGAACGTGATTACTATACTGATGGAGAGGAAAGCAGTGATGATGGGAAAAAGCATCATGTCAGGTCCAAGCCAGGTAAACCGTctaatcactttaaaaaaagcCTAAGTAAAAAATATTCCAGAAGtagttcctcttcctcctcttcctctttgtcCTCCTCATCCTCAAGTTCTGGTACAGACTGCTCAGATACCGAGTCTGATCTCTGTATATCTGATTCATCTCCATCATTAAAGAAACGTCTATCTGGTGCAACCCAGTTGTCTCCAAAACAGAAGTATAAGCCTGGAGAAAAATCAACAGGAGCACAGCTTTCAAATACTAAGCCAAAAGTCGGTGACTACACCGAGGAATCTGAAGACACTGTGACGGATGTTACTCCTTTATCAACTCCGGACATCAGCCCTGTTCAGTCTTTTGAACTGGGTGCATCAAACAATCAAAAGGTGAAAGTTAAAAGGCAAGAAAACGTGAGTCAAGAAGTGTATGAAAATGCTGAGGATTTTAAAGGTAATTCAAAATCTTTGAAATCGgccaaaaaagggaaggaaaaacatGAGCCCGGCCTCACCTCAAAGTCGTCAGTGTTTGATTCCGATTTAGACCACAGATATAAACAAAAAGTCTTGCACGACACAATGGACCTGAATCAtcttttaaaag CTTTTCTGCAATTAGATAAAAAAGGACCACAAAAACATCACTTTGATCAGCCGTCAGTAGCACCTAGGAAAAACTACTCTTTCACAAGAGAGGAGGTGAGACAGATTGATCGGGAAAATCAGAGGCTCTTGAAAGAACTGTCGAGACAGGCTGAAAAACCTGGAAGCACACGTACGATTCCAAGAAGATTGGTTGCTCATCCTCCCAAGTTATATCACAGTGCTCTTAACAGACAGAGGGAACAACAAAGGATTGAAAGAGAGAACATG GCTTTACTGAAAAGGCTGGAAGCTGTGAAACCAACGGTTGGTATGAAACGCTCAGAACAGCTGATGGACTATCACCGCCACATGGGTTATCTCAACTCATCCCCGGCCTCAGGGCGAGTGAGGTCCACTCTTGGCCAGTACAGCCCATTAA gAGGAGCTTCCAGGACATCCAGTGCTACCAGTGGTCTTAGTTGTAAGAGTGAGCCATCAGCTTTTGACACATCCAGTGGCCTGTCGCTAAGACCTAAGCCCCCTAAT GTAAAGTCCTATTAA
- the CFAP97 gene encoding cilia- and flagella-associated protein 97 isoform X2 — MDRFGDISEGEVDHSFFDSDFEEAKKCESNSVFEKQSDNPKVRIDKGIENVNLEFGVQRRENDLTDKGTEGNEKIPPEEHPVENDGIQSRNCLTTSSRSEFCDATTEHEIHLPTPDRIPKIVNEGERDYYTDGEESSDDGKKHHVRSKPGKPSNHFKKSLSKKYSRSSSSSSSSSLSSSSSSSGTDCSDTESDLCISDSSPSLKKRLSGATQLSPKQKYKPGEKSTGAQLSNTKPKVGDYTEESEDTVTDVTPLSTPDISPVQSFELGASNNQKVKVKRQENVSQEVYENAEDFKGNSKSLKSAKKGKEKHEPGLTSKSSVFDSDLDHRYKQKVLHDTMDLNHLLKAFLQLDKKGPQKHHFDQPSVAPRKNYSFTREEVRQIDRENQRLLKELSRQAEKPGSTRTIPRRLVAHPPKLYHSALNRQREQQRIERENMALLKRLEAVKPTVGMKRSEQLMDYHRHMGYLNSSPASGRVRSTLGQYSPLRGASRTSSATSGLSCKSEPSAFDTSSGLSLRPKPPNVRTAWL; from the exons ATGGATCGGTTTGGAGATATATCAGAAGGTGAAGTGGATCATTCTTTCTTTGACAGTGACTTTGAAGAAGCAAAGAAATGTGAAAGTAACTCAGTTTTTGAGAAGCAAAGTGATAACCCTAAAGTGAGAATAGATAAAGGTATAGAAAATGTAAACTTGGAATTTGGAGTACAAAGAAGGGAGAATGATCTTACTGACAAGGGAACTGAAGGAAATGAGAAGATTCCTCCAGAAGAACACCCTGTAGAAAATGATGGTATACAAAGTAGGAATTGTTTGACCACTTCTTCAAGGTCAGAATTCTGTGATGCTACAACAGAACATGAAATACACCTGCCCACTCCGGACAGAATTCCCAAAATCGTAAATGAAGGTGAACGTGATTACTATACTGATGGAGAGGAAAGCAGTGATGATGGGAAAAAGCATCATGTCAGGTCCAAGCCAGGTAAACCGTctaatcactttaaaaaaagcCTAAGTAAAAAATATTCCAGAAGtagttcctcttcctcctcttcctctttgtcCTCCTCATCCTCAAGTTCTGGTACAGACTGCTCAGATACCGAGTCTGATCTCTGTATATCTGATTCATCTCCATCATTAAAGAAACGTCTATCTGGTGCAACCCAGTTGTCTCCAAAACAGAAGTATAAGCCTGGAGAAAAATCAACAGGAGCACAGCTTTCAAATACTAAGCCAAAAGTCGGTGACTACACCGAGGAATCTGAAGACACTGTGACGGATGTTACTCCTTTATCAACTCCGGACATCAGCCCTGTTCAGTCTTTTGAACTGGGTGCATCAAACAATCAAAAGGTGAAAGTTAAAAGGCAAGAAAACGTGAGTCAAGAAGTGTATGAAAATGCTGAGGATTTTAAAGGTAATTCAAAATCTTTGAAATCGgccaaaaaagggaaggaaaaacatGAGCCCGGCCTCACCTCAAAGTCGTCAGTGTTTGATTCCGATTTAGACCACAGATATAAACAAAAAGTCTTGCACGACACAATGGACCTGAATCAtcttttaaaag CTTTTCTGCAATTAGATAAAAAAGGACCACAAAAACATCACTTTGATCAGCCGTCAGTAGCACCTAGGAAAAACTACTCTTTCACAAGAGAGGAGGTGAGACAGATTGATCGGGAAAATCAGAGGCTCTTGAAAGAACTGTCGAGACAGGCTGAAAAACCTGGAAGCACACGTACGATTCCAAGAAGATTGGTTGCTCATCCTCCCAAGTTATATCACAGTGCTCTTAACAGACAGAGGGAACAACAAAGGATTGAAAGAGAGAACATG GCTTTACTGAAAAGGCTGGAAGCTGTGAAACCAACGGTTGGTATGAAACGCTCAGAACAGCTGATGGACTATCACCGCCACATGGGTTATCTCAACTCATCCCCGGCCTCAGGGCGAGTGAGGTCCACTCTTGGCCAGTACAGCCCATTAA gAGGAGCTTCCAGGACATCCAGTGCTACCAGTGGTCTTAGTTGTAAGAGTGAGCCATCAGCTTTTGACACATCCAGTGGCCTGTCGCTAAGACCTAAGCCCCCTAATGTCCGTACAGCTTGGTTATAA
- the SLC25A4 gene encoding ADP/ATP translocase 1, giving the protein MSDQALSFLKDFLAGGVAAAVSKTAVAPIERVKLLLQVQHASKQISAEKQYKGIIDCVVRIPREQGFLSFWRGNLANVIRYFPTQALNFAFKDKYKQIFLGGVDRHKQFWRYFAGNLASGGAAGATSLCFVYPLDFARTRLAADVGKGAAQREFTGLGNCLAKIFKSDGLRGLYQGFNVSVQGIIIYRAAYFGVYDTAKGMLPDPKNVHIIVSWMIAQTVTAVAGLVSYPFDTVRRRMMMQSGRKGADIMYTGTVDCWRKIAKDEGPKAFFKGAWSNVLRGMGGAFVLVLYDEIKKFV; this is encoded by the exons ATGAGCGATCAGGCTTTGAGCTTCCTAAAGGACTTCCTCGCCGGTGGCGTCGCCGCTGCTGTCTCCAAGACCGCCGTCGCCCCCATAGAGAGGGTCAAACTGCTGCTGCAG GTCCAGCATGCCAGCAAACAGATCAGTGCTGAGAAGCAGTACAAAGGGATCATTGATTGTGTGGTGAGAATCCCCAGGGAGCAGGGCTTTCTCTCCTTCTGGAGGGGTAACCTGGCCAACGTGATCCGTTACTTCCCCACCCAAGCTCTCAACTTCGCCTTCAAGGACAAGTACAAGCAGATCTTCCTGGGGGGCGTGGACCGGCATAAGCAGTTCTGGCGCTACTTTGCTGGTAACCTGGCTTCTGGCGGGGCAGCTGGGGCCACCTCCCTCTGCTTTGTCTACCCGCTGGACTTTGCTAGGACCAGGTTGGCTGCCGACGTGGGCAAGGGTGCCGCCCAGCGTGAGTTCACTGGTCTGGGCAACTGTCTCGCCAAGATCTTCAAGTCTGATGGCCTTAGGGGTCTCTACCAGGGTTTCAACGTCTCTGTCCAGGGCATCATTATCTACAGAGCTGCCTACTTTGGAGTCTATGATACTGCCAAGG GGATGTTGCCTGATCCCAAGAATGTGCACATTATCGTGAGCTGGATGATTGCCCAGACTGTGACGGCGGTGGCAGGGCTGGTGTCCTACCCCTTTGACACTGTTCGCCGTAGGATGATGATGCAGTCTGGCCGGAAAGGGG CGGACATTATGTACACCGGGACAGTGGACTGCTGGAGGAAGATTGCAAAAGATGAAGGACCCAAGGCTTTCTTCAAAGGTGCCTGGTCCAACGTACTGAGAGGCATGGGCGGTGCTTTTGTATTGGTATTGTATGACGAGATCAAAAAATTTGTCTAA